The Plasmodium sp. gorilla clade G2 genome assembly, chromosome: 6 genome has a segment encoding these proteins:
- a CDS encoding uroporphyrinogen III decarboxylase: MLKILVTALLFYILTLNILCFINLKRGLFNILKTETLVNMNENDEIYSRPENLKYEKFGRPQNDLILNVIENKDGKKKFKKIPLWFMRQAGRYLPEYIEIRKKYDFFEICKSPDLSSYVSIMPYNRFKTDMIVIFSDILIIFVAMGIDIKFVENVGPVFNMEIYDMNDFNKLNLNIKEIIDNLYYVYDSINLTKKKINNEVPILGFCGSPFTLFMYLTRNNKKTYEDSFKFIYENPNDTHKIIDKLSDICINHLINQIDSGANIIQIFDSNAELVDKHIFNQYSIKYLKKVIEIIKKYRPNIYIILFIKNNFHNNIINIPIDVLSITHKQLIDNTDQFYFNLFQNNIILQGALDPYILLLTDHKLVYQYTINMLNNITFKNKYIANLGHGILPNTKIKNVNVFIDTIRNNTWS, translated from the exons aTGCTTAAAATTTTGGTAACAGCCCTTTTATTCTATATACTCACacttaatattttatgttttataaatttaaaaagagGTCTATTCAATATCTTAAAAACAGAAACACTTGTGAATATGAATGAGAATGATGAAATATATTCTAGGCCCGAAAATTTGAAATACGaaa AATTCGGAAGACCTCAAAATGATTTAATCCTAAATGTTATAGAAAACAAAGACggtaaaaagaaatttaagAAGATACCCTTGTGGTTTATGAGACAAGCTGGAAGATATCTACCCGAATATATTGAAATACGTAAGAAGTAtgatttttttgaaatatgtAAGAGTCCAGATTTATCATCATATGTATCTATTATGCCATATAATAGATTCAAGACAGATATGATAGTAATATTTTCAGATAtcttaataatttttgtaGCTATGGGTATAGATATAAAATTTGTAGAGAATGTGGGTCCTGTTTTTAATATGGAAATTTATGATATGAATGATTTTAATAAACTGAATttgaatataaaagaaattatagataatttatattatgtatatgatTCCATaaatttaacaaaaaaaaaaataaacaatgaAGTACCTATTTTAGGTTTTTGTGGTTCACcatttacattatttatgtatttaacaagaaataataaaaaaacatatgaagatagttttaaatttatatatgaaaatccAAACGATACGCATAAAATTATAGATAAATTAAGTGACATATGTATTAATCATTTGATAAATCAAATTGATAGTGGAGcaaatattattcaaatatttGATAGTAATGCTGAATTAGTagataaacatatttttaaccAATATAGTATTAAATATCTTAAAAAAgttatagaaataataaaaaaatatagaccaaatatatatattatattatttataaaaaataattttcataataatattataaatatacctATAGATGTATTATCTATTACACATAAACAATTAATAGATAATACAGACCAAttctattttaatttatttcaaaataatattattttacaaGGAGCATTAGATCCatatatactattattaACAGATCATAAATTGGTATATCAATATActataaatatgttaaataatataacttttaaaaataaatatatagccAATTTAGGACATGGAATACTTCCAAACACAAAAATCAAAAACGTAAACGTTTTTATTGATACTATACGTAATAATACATggtcataa